The sequence below is a genomic window from Ipomoea triloba cultivar NCNSP0323 chromosome 2, ASM357664v1.
CTCACCGACTCGTCGTAGGCGTCGACTTTCCACACCGTCTTCCTGGCGCAGATGGTCGGCGTGAAGAACCTGACATTGAGATCAGTGGATAAGCGGACCACGGCGCCGGTGGTGGCGTTGTTGTAGGGCTCGAGTACCACGGGTATGCCTTTCTGGACTTCATCGGCTTCCTGGATCACGTCCAGCGGGCAAATGGTCGCGTTTGATTTTATGTTGGCCGGGTATAGTCCGCCGCCGCGGCCGCGCGTGACCGGGAGGACGAAATAGTTTGAGCCCACTTTCACCACTTCGCCCTTGTTGTCGCGGACCGGAGACGGCAGCGACGACGCGCCGGCGATCTCGTGGTGTGGGAAGGAGACGAGTGAAAGCAGCAAGATCAGTAATAACGccttcattatattatattatatggatgggattttaatttgtgtgttttaattGTGAAGTGGCAGCTCCATTTATAGAATTAGGAAATTAAGGATACAATTTCTTAATTCTTGTAAAGTTACCAGTCTGCCATCAATAATTCTGCACCATAAAAACATGGCCGCACTGACGACGAAGACGCGTTTTGATTCCATTGAATGATAACGTGCCTCAACCTTGACGACTTGTCGCATATACCTTGTATAACGTGTAACACATGGATAGATACCAGGTGGATAGCGCACTGTCTGGTTTGATATATGATtctcaacttttttttaataagaataaCACCACAATCAAATTAATAGACATAAAAGtattttaatgaatttgaactaacattataatataatataagaagTAATAGcgtatttaaattaattgttttattatGGATCTGAATCAGATGTGACAATTACATAATAGAACATTGTTACAAATTTATTGAGAAACATAAACATAACGTGCATGGTACATTGAAATTAAAGATAACCTTCTCTTCAATTAAGCTTTCCGGAACACAACACGAAGTGGAGTATCAGTTAAAGCCAAACGTTGTTGTCCACTATACTTGAGAAGGCCAACGTCTTTGCACAACACTTCGATTTCGTCCTCATCGCCATCTTCATAATCATCATTCTCCATCACACTTGGACAATGGATCAATTTATAACCCCTCTCAAATTCTTCAATCCTAAACCAGCTACTGATTGTGTCAGACCCGGGGTTTCCCTTAACTCCGTCAGGGGATATGTAGAATCTTTTAGGGTGTCGTTTATAGTTATCAACCTTCCAAACGTTAGAAATGTCACACTCAACAGGAGTTTCGGAGAACTCAATGTTCAAATCGGTGGAGACACGAATGACACTCTTTTTAGGGTTGACGAGGGAAAATGTTACTGGGATTCCAAAGTTttcatcatcctcatcttctTGGAAAATACCAAGTGGACATGATTCATCAGTTTTAGTGCTTCGTAATGAAAAACCACCTCCATCTTCTACCGACATTGGAATAATGTAATAACTGGTATTAGCTCGAACCAGGTCTCCATCAACGTCACGTACTTGTTTAGCGGGGCTGGATGAGCCAGTTGTGCAATGCACAGAGGTTGTGATGGCGGCAAAGACAAGGAATGAGAGAAACATGATTGAGGTTGACTCCATTGTTACGTTGTTGTAAGGAGAAAGTGTTTAAGGTTGCGAGTTTGTTTTGTTTGATGAGTGAATATGATATTGGACATTAGTAGAGTCCCTTTTATAGGTGTGCATGGAAGGttaaatacattaaaattaattaatagt
It includes:
- the LOC116006806 gene encoding kunitz trypsin inhibitor 5-like — its product is MESTSIMFLSFLVFAAITTSVHCTTGSSSPAKQVRDVDGDLVRANTSYYIIPMSVEDGGGFSLRSTKTDESCPLGIFQEDEDDENFGIPVTFSLVNPKKSVIRVSTDLNIEFSETPVECDISNVWKVDNYKRHPKRFYISPDGVKGNPGSDTISSWFRIEEFERGYKLIHCPSVMENDDYEDGDEDEIEVLCKDVGLLKYSGQQRLALTDTPLRVVFRKA
- the LOC116004447 gene encoding kunitz trypsin inhibitor 5-like, with the protein product MKALLLILLLSLVSFPHHEIAGASSLPSPVRDNKGEVVKVGSNYFVLPVTRGRGGGLYPANIKSNATICPLDVIQEADEVQKGIPVVLEPYNNATTGAVVRLSTDLNVRFFTPTICARKTVWKVDAYDESVSKYFVKTGGVEGNPGPQTLSFWFKIQKYKSVYKFVFCPTVCNYCKVICKDVGIFERNGVRFLALTDDVPFKVIFEKTF